In uncultured Bacteroides sp., the following proteins share a genomic window:
- a CDS encoding glycosyl hydrolase 115 family protein yields the protein MKHIFRPFLLLFCFEATLFTPLFAEDFSLISKEKPATVYLNKNEKIVVHTALDLFLSDMSEVSGNKPTEISTLDNASIIVATVGKSKEADEWLKKQKVSAKELLNKWEAFKIQVIQRNGNPCLVILGSDDRGTAYGVLELSRIIGVSPWCWWADATPSKKNTLTLPEGYVNVQQPSVQYRGIFMNDEDWGLMPWSSKNFEQTFVKGQIGPKTYAKIFELLLRLRANTIWPAMHECTVPFYFVNGTKEMADKFGIVMATSHCEPLMRNSAGEWDAKKYGEYNYLTNKETITSYWTERLKNVGQSENIYTIGMRGVHDGQMQGVKTLEEHTAALTNVFKDQRELLAKYVNPDVTKVPQVFVPYKEVLNVYNNGLKVPDDVTLMWCDDNYGYITRLSNEQERKRKGGAGVYYHISYWGRPHDYLWLCSTQPSLIYTEMKRAWDYGARKLWILNVGDIKPAEYDIEFFMDLAWNVNNVQPNTISQHLDNWLTREFGSEAGKELTPLMNKYYKLADIRKPEFMGWSRVEEASVKGGKTPVIDSEFNPFAFGDELQKRADEYTALSERVKEIAKRIPTEQQDAYFELVQYPVCGAAAMNQKHLYAQKARLLARYNLLAANEYSFLSGHAYNEIAGLTQTYNHDIQKAKWNGMMDMKPRQLSVFQYPALPEKVTPQQGASALVWIEGDSIPMQSKSKANLISLVHKAGNHTFISLFSRNGNPVAWKVEKAPSWLKIEEQENGMQFEKRLIISADWAKVNSDCQGELFLSVDGEKYQFNIQAKNLAPGIMTEANGMIAWNAADYKSAAKGTQVIEGLGHSAKAVSLPKNSELIYEVYTTTPGEAALRVALIPNHPVNGGSIRYAISVDNEKPQVVAYETGFRSEPWKINVLRNQSLNTTLHKINIPGKHTIRISALDPEVIVDQLMLDFNKDRKFYKIPIELSLNK from the coding sequence ATGAAACATATTTTTCGCCCCTTTCTACTTCTTTTTTGCTTTGAAGCAACGCTCTTTACTCCTCTTTTTGCTGAGGATTTTTCTTTAATATCTAAAGAGAAACCTGCAACTGTTTACCTGAACAAGAATGAAAAGATAGTTGTGCATACAGCTTTAGATCTGTTTTTATCGGATATGTCTGAAGTATCCGGCAATAAGCCGACAGAGATTAGCACGCTCGATAATGCCTCTATTATTGTGGCAACAGTTGGTAAATCAAAGGAGGCAGACGAATGGCTGAAGAAGCAGAAGGTTTCAGCGAAAGAGTTACTGAATAAATGGGAAGCTTTTAAGATTCAGGTTATTCAGCGGAATGGCAATCCGTGTCTGGTGATACTGGGAAGCGATGACCGCGGAACAGCTTATGGTGTGCTGGAATTATCACGGATTATTGGTGTTTCCCCATGGTGTTGGTGGGCGGATGCTACACCTTCCAAAAAGAATACGCTTACTCTTCCCGAAGGATATGTAAACGTGCAACAACCGTCTGTTCAGTATCGGGGCATATTCATGAATGATGAAGATTGGGGACTGATGCCGTGGAGTTCTAAAAACTTTGAGCAGACTTTCGTAAAAGGACAGATTGGTCCAAAGACCTACGCAAAAATCTTTGAATTGCTGCTTCGTCTGCGTGCAAATACTATCTGGCCGGCTATGCATGAGTGTACTGTTCCGTTCTATTTTGTGAATGGAACGAAAGAAATGGCCGATAAATTCGGTATTGTAATGGCAACATCTCACTGTGAACCGCTTATGAGGAACAGTGCCGGAGAATGGGACGCAAAGAAGTACGGTGAGTATAATTATCTGACCAATAAAGAAACTATTACTTCTTACTGGACAGAGCGATTGAAAAACGTTGGTCAGTCGGAGAATATCTATACCATCGGCATGAGAGGCGTTCATGACGGACAGATGCAGGGAGTAAAAACGCTGGAAGAGCACACGGCTGCGCTGACTAATGTGTTTAAAGACCAGCGCGAGCTGTTGGCAAAGTATGTTAATCCCGATGTAACTAAGGTTCCTCAGGTATTTGTGCCGTACAAAGAGGTTCTCAATGTATATAATAACGGACTGAAGGTACCAGATGATGTTACGTTAATGTGGTGTGACGATAATTACGGCTATATCACTCGCCTGAGCAATGAGCAGGAACGAAAAAGAAAAGGCGGCGCAGGTGTATATTACCACATTTCTTACTGGGGACGTCCTCACGATTATCTTTGGCTTTGCAGTACTCAACCGTCTTTGATTTATACAGAGATGAAGCGTGCCTGGGATTACGGGGCTCGCAAGCTATGGATTCTGAATGTAGGCGACATCAAACCTGCTGAATACGACATTGAATTCTTTATGGACTTAGCATGGAACGTAAATAATGTTCAACCAAATACGATTTCTCAGCATTTAGATAACTGGCTTACCCGGGAGTTTGGCAGTGAAGCTGGCAAGGAACTCACTCCTTTGATGAATAAATATTATAAGTTGGCCGACATCCGCAAGCCGGAATTTATGGGATGGAGTCGTGTGGAAGAAGCTTCTGTGAAAGGAGGAAAAACTCCTGTGATTGATTCTGAATTCAACCCGTTTGCTTTTGGTGATGAACTTCAAAAACGCGCTGATGAATACACTGCCCTCTCAGAAAGAGTGAAAGAGATTGCCAAAAGAATCCCTACCGAACAGCAAGATGCCTACTTTGAGCTAGTGCAATACCCGGTTTGTGGTGCAGCTGCAATGAATCAAAAGCATTTGTATGCTCAGAAGGCGCGACTACTAGCCCGTTATAACTTGCTCGCAGCCAATGAATATTCCTTTTTGAGCGGCCATGCTTACAACGAAATTGCCGGACTGACTCAGACGTATAACCACGACATTCAGAAAGCTAAATGGAATGGAATGATGGATATGAAGCCGCGTCAGCTTTCTGTATTCCAATATCCGGCATTACCAGAGAAAGTTACCCCTCAGCAAGGGGCTTCGGCGCTGGTTTGGATAGAGGGTGACAGCATTCCGATGCAGTCAAAAAGCAAGGCTAATCTTATTTCGTTGGTTCACAAAGCCGGTAACCATACCTTTATATCATTATTCAGCCGTAATGGTAACCCCGTAGCTTGGAAAGTTGAGAAGGCTCCTTCATGGTTAAAAATAGAAGAGCAGGAAAACGGAATGCAATTTGAAAAGAGACTAATTATTAGTGCCGATTGGGCAAAAGTAAATAGTGATTGTCAGGGTGAGCTATTCCTGTCTGTTGACGGAGAAAAGTATCAGTTTAATATACAGGCAAAGAATCTCGCTCCGGGCATTATGACCGAGGCAAACGGAATGATTGCATGGAATGCGGCGGATTATAAATCGGCAGCAAAGGGAACTCAGGTTATTGAAGGTTTGGGGCATAGTGCAAAAGCTGTATCTCTTCCTAAAAATAGCGAACTGATTTACGAAGTTTACACCACAACTCCGGGTGAAGCGGCCCTTAGAGTGGCATTAATTCCTAATCATCCGGTAAATGGCGGAAGTATCCGTTATGCTATTTCCGTGGATAACGAAAAGCCTCAGGTGGTGGCTTATGAAACCGGATTCCGTAGTGAGCCATGGAAAATAAATGTTTTGAGAAATCAATCACTGAACACTACTCTTCATAAAATAAACATTCCGGGAAAGCACACCATTCGTATCAGTGCACTCGACCCGGAAGTTATTGTTGATCAGCTTATGCTTGATTTTAATAAGGATAGAAAGTTCTATAAAATTCCGATAGAATTGTCATTGAATAAATAG
- a CDS encoding threonine/serine exporter family protein produces MINFELLQAIIFDGCFAAVASVGFAVISNPQRNAIWVSAVLAAIGHGLRYCLLHSTSIDIASASFIAAFSIGLLSIVFAKKIHCPAEVFSFPSLLPMIPGMFAYKTILYLVKFIQCKDDTASVDILVAIFRNGVTATFIMFALVVGVAMPMFIFHKQTFTVTRILKLVKKSN; encoded by the coding sequence ATGATAAACTTTGAATTATTGCAAGCCATAATCTTTGATGGCTGTTTTGCCGCTGTAGCTTCAGTGGGATTTGCCGTTATCTCTAATCCTCAACGAAATGCAATCTGGGTTTCTGCAGTTTTAGCAGCTATCGGTCATGGATTACGTTATTGCTTACTGCACAGCACTTCTATTGATATTGCATCTGCATCTTTTATTGCTGCATTCTCTATCGGTCTGCTTAGTATTGTTTTTGCAAAGAAGATTCACTGTCCGGCAGAAGTTTTCTCTTTCCCTTCATTATTACCAATGATCCCGGGAATGTTTGCTTATAAAACTATCCTCTATCTTGTGAAATTCATCCAATGTAAAGATGACACAGCTTCAGTTGATATACTTGTTGCCATCTTCAGAAATGGTGTAACTGCCACATTTATTATGTTTGCACTTGTTGTAGGCGTTGCTATGCCGATGTTTATATTCCACAAACAAACATTCACTGTAACACGCATTCTGAAACTGGTAAAGAAAAGTAATTAA
- a CDS encoding AbgT family transporter — translation MKSKLRMPHPATMFLLLTAAVVMLSWIFDIYGLSVINPQTGEVIRVQSLLSAEGVRWLLRHVVTNFTGFAPLGMVMVAMFGVGVAEHSGFIGACIRQSQRKNPSKQMVILLVILLGIVSNVVGDAGYIILIPIAATLFQSVKLHPVAGIVTAYVSVACGFSANLFLSTLDPLLARLTQEAAATMTYYQGNVGPLCNYYFMFASTFVIAAVIYYITCKSLLPTLGEYTGSVPYDTFKSLSRKERRALIIALAIGLIYTLIIILATFSRWGILRGITGSLTRSPFIFGVLFLISFGFGLMGTIYGFASGRYRRDSDVIKGLTHPMQLLGVYFVIAFFAAQMFACFEYSHLDKCLGIMGANLLTSIEASNLVTLLLFILFTAIINLIMVSATAKWGFLSFIFVPMFAAMGISPDLTQCAFRIGDSATNAITPFLFYMPLILAYMQQYNKQANYATLFKYTWRYSVYILLAWTAFFVIWYLLKIPLGV, via the coding sequence ATGAAGAGTAAACTGCGAATGCCTCACCCTGCGACGATGTTTCTGCTGCTAACAGCGGCAGTCGTTATGCTTTCGTGGATATTTGATATCTACGGACTTAGCGTTATCAATCCTCAAACGGGTGAAGTTATCCGCGTACAAAGTCTGCTTAGTGCCGAAGGAGTTCGCTGGCTGCTGCGACATGTAGTGACTAACTTCACCGGCTTTGCCCCATTGGGAATGGTTATGGTGGCCATGTTTGGTGTGGGTGTGGCCGAGCATTCCGGTTTCATCGGAGCCTGCATCCGCCAAAGCCAGAGAAAGAACCCCAGTAAGCAGATGGTAATTCTCCTGGTTATTTTGTTGGGTATCGTTTCAAATGTAGTGGGCGATGCTGGATATATCATTCTTATTCCAATAGCCGCCACTCTTTTCCAATCGGTCAAGCTGCATCCCGTGGCTGGAATTGTAACAGCCTATGTATCCGTGGCCTGCGGATTCAGTGCCAATCTGTTTCTTAGTACACTCGATCCGCTTCTTGCCCGTTTAACTCAGGAAGCTGCGGCAACCATGACCTATTATCAGGGAAACGTGGGGCCACTATGCAACTATTATTTCATGTTTGCCTCCACCTTTGTCATTGCAGCGGTGATATATTATATAACCTGTAAAAGTCTGTTGCCCACACTGGGCGAATACACTGGTAGTGTACCCTATGACACGTTCAAATCACTCTCACGAAAAGAGCGACGTGCACTGATAATAGCCTTGGCTATCGGATTAATCTATACTCTGATTATTATTCTGGCTACCTTTTCAAGATGGGGTATCCTTCGTGGAATCACCGGAAGTCTGACCCGCTCGCCATTTATCTTCGGAGTCTTGTTCCTTATCTCGTTCGGCTTCGGACTAATGGGCACCATTTATGGCTTTGCATCCGGACGTTACCGCAGAGATTCAGATGTTATAAAAGGACTGACTCACCCCATGCAACTATTGGGTGTTTACTTTGTCATCGCCTTCTTTGCTGCACAAATGTTTGCCTGCTTTGAATATTCCCATCTCGACAAATGTCTGGGCATAATGGGGGCAAACCTTCTTACTTCCATTGAAGCAAGTAACCTTGTCACCTTGCTTTTATTTATCCTTTTTACTGCGATAATCAACCTTATCATGGTATCCGCTACGGCAAAGTGGGGCTTTCTCTCTTTTATCTTTGTCCCAATGTTCGCGGCAATGGGCATCAGTCCCGACTTAACGCAATGTGCTTTCCGTATTGGAGATAGCGCAACAAACGCTATCACTCCATTCCTATTCTATATGCCATTGATTCTTGCCTATATGCAGCAGTACAACAAACAGGCCAATTATGCCACATTGTTTAAATACACCTGGCGCTATTCGGTTTACATACTGTTGGCATGGACAGCATTTTTTGTTATTTGGTATTTACTGAAAATTCCATTGGGAGTATAA
- a CDS encoding threonine/serine exporter family protein, translating into MDIHLELKELSKFLSDYSTSLMAVGVHTSRIVRNTARIAESFGFFVDMTIFQKTIIMTLRDKDNTHSYSTVNKIKPMALNFEINSRLSSLSWEAYDEHLTLDELRTKYQEIVSNPRMSKWMVLFLVSCANASFCRLFTGDWQAMGIVFVATLVGFFVRQKMMEKHLNHLFVFVVSSFVASMIGCTAVIYNIGTTPQIALGTSILYLVPGVPLINGIIDIIEGHVLAGVSRLINAALLIICLSIGLSLTLLLLGVQTL; encoded by the coding sequence ATGGACATTCATTTAGAACTCAAAGAGTTATCGAAATTCTTATCTGACTACTCTACCAGCCTGATGGCTGTAGGAGTGCACACATCTCGTATTGTGCGCAACACTGCGCGTATAGCTGAGTCTTTTGGCTTTTTTGTTGATATGACAATCTTTCAAAAGACTATTATCATGACCTTGCGAGACAAGGACAACACTCATTCCTACAGTACAGTGAATAAAATCAAGCCAATGGCTCTGAATTTTGAGATTAACTCACGCTTAAGTTCTCTCAGTTGGGAAGCTTATGATGAACATCTGACTCTGGATGAATTGAGAACAAAGTATCAGGAAATAGTCAGCAATCCTCGTATGAGCAAATGGATGGTTCTTTTCCTTGTATCATGTGCCAATGCTTCATTCTGCCGTTTGTTTACTGGCGACTGGCAAGCTATGGGTATTGTTTTCGTAGCAACATTGGTAGGATTCTTTGTTCGTCAGAAAATGATGGAGAAACATCTCAATCACCTGTTCGTATTTGTAGTATCATCATTTGTAGCTTCAATGATAGGCTGTACTGCCGTAATCTATAATATAGGAACTACACCTCAGATAGCATTAGGTACCAGTATTCTTTATCTTGTTCCCGGGGTTCCTTTGATTAACGGAATTATTGATATAATTGAAGGACACGTTCTGGCTGGAGTATCCCGTCTGATTAACGCTGCATTATTAATTATCTGCCTTTCAATTGGCTTGTCACTAACATTATTGCTATTAGGAGTACAAACATTATGA
- a CDS encoding DUF5932 domain-containing protein translates to MEDKQFKVIIVEDVKLELKGTEEIFRHEIPNAEVIGTAMTEKEFWPLIEAQVPDLVLLDLGLGGSTTIGVDICKNVRKKYKDVRVLIFTGEVLNEKLWVDVLNAGADGIILKTGELLTKTDVQAVMDGKKLVFNYPILEKIVDRFKKSVTNDALRQEAVIDYDIDEYDERFLRHLALGYTKDMIANLKGMPFGVKSLEKRQNDLITRLFVTGERVGVNATRLVVRALELRIIDLDNLEPDEE, encoded by the coding sequence ATGGAAGATAAGCAATTTAAAGTAATCATTGTAGAAGATGTGAAACTGGAACTCAAGGGAACAGAAGAAATATTCCGTCACGAAATACCCAATGCCGAAGTAATTGGTACGGCAATGACTGAGAAAGAGTTCTGGCCGCTCATAGAAGCACAGGTTCCCGACCTTGTGTTGCTAGATCTTGGGCTGGGAGGCTCCACCACAATTGGAGTGGACATCTGCAAAAACGTGCGTAAAAAGTACAAGGATGTGCGTGTGCTGATATTTACCGGCGAGGTACTTAATGAAAAGCTTTGGGTGGATGTGCTGAATGCGGGGGCAGATGGAATAATACTGAAGACTGGCGAGCTACTTACCAAGACAGATGTACAGGCGGTAATGGATGGAAAAAAATTGGTATTCAATTACCCCATACTGGAAAAGATTGTAGATCGCTTTAAGAAGTCAGTCACCAACGATGCATTGCGCCAGGAAGCGGTGATTGATTACGATATTGACGAATATGATGAGCGTTTCCTTCGCCACCTTGCCTTGGGATATACCAAAGATATGATAGCCAATTTGAAAGGTATGCCTTTCGGCGTGAAATCTCTGGAGAAGCGCCAAAACGATTTGATAACTCGTCTGTTTGTTACAGGCGAACGGGTAGGAGTGAATGCCACTCGCCTTGTGGTCCGTGCGCTGGAACTTCGTATTATAGACCTTGATAATCTGGAACCGGATGAAGAGTAA
- a CDS encoding DUF5113 domain-containing protein translates to MSKLRNIFPFIAAILMFSVNYSCTETPSAHEVRLLDSLNQRSYNMRYKRLDISYKEALLAYNKADLYDQGKAEACNNLGFCAFMRMDFDTAEKYYKKVHDITQNELELVIADIGLMKIYQRTSMNKEYYDCRNSAVRRMKRIDEDQSVFVDVHEKKRLNYARSEFFIVSSIYYYYLQQEKEAIQSVNQVGDSDLAGDTAQTLYYYYIKGSAELFEKNNVQQKIVSAFDELFNCWMLSRNNYIYFEANSIQGIASLLNNKTSFNQIYYERPRAIQDLNNYYHSQKNEVAASDTVLSLKLAQMALQKFKKYKDIYQIAGTYVSIGKYYNIHGHYKQALDSLSKALDCVNQHHRLYYDGGKEIGHKLKLSSEQDTIYTELTWIAKDNIKTVPEWIARIREQLSVSYAGLGLKVPSNYNRNIYLDILDYTRQDKQLESRSQELEKEDRQLNVLSLIVFTGIVMLIALFWVLNSRSKIRNRKHTQKLRTTLEVCQRITASIPVDVRSTDEIISAVGTAIQADLKQLFRAHFLRIGIFDKETGEFIYPSIEEDEAIENELVGDNFIKSSFNLYLPEEESPVGVIELYTRHKMTKDEKALMNVIAPYIAWTLGNGLTFISLGDERIRLEKQRYVYEQHIADNKRQNLIKKACMAIVYGITPYMDRIINEVNKLTTRGFLNDETIKYEKYQYIDELVTKINEYNDILALWIKMKQGSLNLNIENFELNELFELLTKGRKTFEMKQQTFNVEPTNATVKADKALTMFMINTLTENARKYTPKGGTINVSARAEEDYVEISVMDTGRGISAEDVARILGEKVYDSSQIGMESTDKEELFKNKGSGFGLINCKGIIEKYRKTNDLFKVCEFNIESIPGNGSRFYFRLPSGVRKTLGILACVLLTNGFSSCGKPVKPAPKDSRSKENVSSQYRKDYDKLLNEASLYADTVYYCNVIENYPLALQYADSAISRLNKHYAKYTRKPRYFMTLKGQGTSAEINWWNGMLNSDYYVILDIRNEAAVAFLALKQWDNYQYNNTAYSRLYKLVSEDYSLEEYCRNLEHSTNNKVVAVILCILLLIIFFIGYYLLFIRKRLINRWNLEQVLEINKQVLASSSTLKDIPRHIVDNCFDGINELLTIDMLSIGVYNEDNHKMEFAYNPHQLEWNDTSVEIQGEQETLTEVMQRCFNTQKYTTGKLKSLPFYNNDLYDIYVQALPLMVEVGETHRCVGVLAFLKQEDSEQENERLLIELITNYVAIVVFNSVVKLATKYRDIESAEEDTHRASWEDSLLHVQNMVLDNCLSTIKHETIYYPSKIKNIIDKLAKQQHTPAEENEHIETISELIDYYKGIFTILSSCAARQLEEVTFRRGTVETDDLLAYAQKYFTKMSKRMQSPVRFRTEGSGMKVTGDVIQLRFLFENLIDECLSVPEEGEVILEAKADGEFVRFLFTDRRRKKTVEELNQLFYPDLARMTASEDGKLKGTEYLICKQIIRDHDEFAGQRGCRINAEPSPEGGFTVYFTLPKKRESLGKAKNNVLN, encoded by the coding sequence ATGAGTAAACTGCGCAACATATTTCCTTTTATTGCTGCAATACTGATGTTCTCAGTGAATTATTCATGTACGGAAACCCCTTCCGCACATGAGGTTCGTCTGCTGGATTCGCTTAACCAGCGATCATATAACATGCGATACAAGAGGCTTGACATTTCATATAAAGAGGCTCTACTTGCATATAATAAGGCCGATTTGTATGATCAGGGGAAAGCTGAAGCCTGCAATAATCTGGGATTCTGTGCTTTTATGCGCATGGATTTTGATACTGCCGAGAAATATTATAAAAAGGTACACGATATTACTCAGAACGAACTGGAACTGGTCATTGCCGATATAGGGCTGATGAAAATCTATCAGCGCACATCCATGAACAAAGAGTATTATGATTGCCGGAATAGTGCTGTCCGACGAATGAAGCGTATTGATGAAGATCAGTCGGTCTTTGTAGATGTCCACGAAAAGAAGCGTCTGAACTATGCCCGCTCCGAGTTTTTTATAGTATCTTCCATTTACTATTATTATCTGCAGCAGGAAAAGGAAGCTATTCAGTCTGTTAATCAGGTTGGTGATTCCGATTTGGCCGGTGATACAGCACAGACATTGTATTACTACTACATCAAAGGTTCTGCCGAACTATTTGAAAAGAACAATGTGCAACAGAAAATCGTCAGCGCTTTTGACGAGCTTTTTAATTGCTGGATGCTGAGTCGTAATAATTACATCTATTTTGAAGCAAACAGTATTCAGGGAATAGCCTCGTTACTGAATAATAAAACCAGTTTTAATCAGATATATTATGAACGCCCACGGGCAATTCAGGATCTGAATAATTACTACCATTCCCAGAAGAACGAAGTTGCTGCTTCTGATACAGTGTTATCATTAAAACTTGCTCAGATGGCCCTTCAGAAGTTTAAGAAATACAAGGATATTTATCAGATAGCCGGTACTTATGTCTCTATCGGTAAATATTATAATATTCATGGTCATTACAAGCAAGCACTCGATTCGCTGAGTAAGGCATTGGATTGCGTTAACCAGCATCATAGGTTGTATTATGATGGGGGAAAGGAGATAGGGCACAAGCTGAAGTTGTCTTCCGAACAGGATACCATTTATACTGAACTTACCTGGATTGCCAAAGACAATATAAAAACTGTTCCTGAGTGGATAGCCCGTATCCGCGAACAGTTAAGCGTTTCTTATGCCGGATTAGGGCTGAAGGTTCCGTCAAATTACAACAGAAATATTTATCTTGATATTCTTGATTATACACGTCAGGATAAACAATTGGAGAGCCGTTCGCAGGAACTGGAAAAAGAAGACCGCCAACTGAATGTTCTTTCATTAATAGTTTTCACGGGTATAGTTATGCTGATTGCTCTTTTCTGGGTACTAAATTCCCGTTCCAAGATTCGTAACCGGAAACATACTCAGAAACTGAGAACCACTCTCGAGGTGTGTCAGCGGATTACAGCTTCCATTCCTGTGGATGTGAGAAGCACGGACGAAATTATTTCCGCAGTTGGTACTGCCATTCAGGCTGATTTAAAGCAATTGTTCCGGGCACATTTCTTGCGCATAGGAATCTTTGATAAGGAGACAGGTGAATTCATTTACCCTTCTATTGAAGAAGATGAAGCAATTGAAAATGAATTAGTTGGAGATAATTTTATTAAGTCTTCGTTCAACCTTTACTTGCCGGAAGAAGAGAGTCCGGTGGGAGTTATTGAACTGTATACCCGTCATAAAATGACCAAGGATGAAAAGGCTCTGATGAATGTTATTGCTCCATACATAGCCTGGACATTGGGCAACGGCCTCACATTTATATCTCTGGGAGATGAGCGTATCAGACTAGAGAAACAACGTTATGTGTATGAGCAGCACATAGCCGACAATAAGCGTCAGAATCTGATAAAGAAGGCTTGCATGGCTATTGTTTACGGTATAACTCCTTACATGGACCGCATTATCAATGAGGTAAACAAGCTTACCACCAGAGGATTCCTGAATGATGAAACCATTAAATACGAGAAATACCAGTATATTGACGAGCTGGTAACCAAGATTAATGAATATAATGATATTCTGGCTCTGTGGATTAAAATGAAACAAGGTTCGCTGAATCTGAATATCGAGAACTTTGAGCTGAATGAACTTTTCGAACTTCTGACAAAAGGTCGCAAGACTTTTGAGATGAAGCAACAGACTTTCAATGTGGAGCCAACAAATGCCACTGTGAAAGCGGACAAGGCGCTGACAATGTTTATGATTAACACGCTGACCGAGAATGCACGAAAATATACGCCTAAAGGAGGAACCATTAATGTATCTGCCCGGGCAGAAGAAGATTACGTGGAAATTTCTGTTATGGATACGGGAAGAGGAATCTCTGCCGAGGATGTGGCGCGCATACTGGGTGAAAAGGTCTACGATTCCAGCCAGATAGGTATGGAATCAACCGATAAGGAAGAGCTTTTCAAGAATAAGGGCAGTGGTTTCGGGTTGATAAACTGTAAAGGTATCATTGAAAAATACCGAAAGACGAACGATCTTTTCAAAGTCTGCGAGTTTAACATTGAAAGCATTCCCGGTAACGGTAGCCGCTTTTACTTCCGCTTGCCTTCGGGTGTCCGGAAAACTCTGGGAATATTGGCTTGTGTACTTCTCACAAACGGATTCAGTTCCTGCGGAAAGCCGGTTAAGCCTGCTCCAAAGGATTCCCGTTCCAAAGAGAATGTCTCTTCACAGTACAGAAAAGACTATGATAAGCTGCTTAATGAGGCTTCTCTTTATGCAGATACCGTTTATTACTGTAATGTGATAGAGAATTATCCGCTTGCATTGCAATATGCTGATTCTGCTATATCCAGATTAAATAAACATTACGCCAAATATACACGCAAGCCACGTTATTTCATGACTTTGAAAGGGCAGGGCACATCTGCCGAAATAAACTGGTGGAACGGGATGCTTAATTCAGATTACTATGTAATACTGGACATTCGTAATGAGGCTGCAGTGGCTTTTCTGGCTCTGAAGCAATGGGACAATTATCAGTATAATAACACTGCCTATTCAAGGCTTTACAAGTTGGTGAGTGAGGACTATTCACTGGAGGAATATTGCCGTAATCTGGAGCATTCCACCAACAATAAAGTGGTGGCTGTAATTCTGTGCATCTTACTCCTTATTATCTTTTTCATCGGATATTATCTGCTTTTCATCCGAAAGAGACTGATAAACAGATGGAATTTGGAACAGGTGCTGGAAATTAACAAACAAGTGCTGGCCTCTTCCTCAACGCTCAAAGATATCCCCCGGCACATTGTGGACAATTGCTTTGACGGCATCAACGAATTGCTCACCATTGATATGCTGAGTATCGGTGTTTATAATGAGGATAACCATAAAATGGAGTTTGCTTACAATCCGCATCAGCTGGAATGGAACGATACTTCTGTGGAAATTCAGGGCGAGCAGGAAACTCTGACCGAAGTGATGCAGCGCTGTTTCAATACACAGAAATACACTACCGGCAAACTAAAATCGCTTCCTTTTTATAACAATGATTTATACGATATTTACGTTCAGGCGCTTCCGTTGATGGTGGAAGTGGGGGAGACTCACCGGTGTGTGGGGGTGCTTGCATTCCTGAAACAAGAAGATAGCGAGCAGGAAAATGAACGTTTGCTCATTGAGTTGATTACCAACTATGTGGCTATCGTGGTGTTTAATTCGGTGGTAAAACTAGCTACCAAATACAGGGATATAGAATCAGCCGAAGAGGATACGCACAGAGCCTCCTGGGAAGATAGTCTGCTTCATGTGCAGAATATGGTGCTCGACAATTGTCTTTCTACTATCAAGCACGAAACTATTTATTATCCCAGCAAGATAAAGAATATCATTGATAAGCTGGCTAAGCAGCAGCACACGCCTGCCGAGGAGAATGAACATATTGAAACTATCAGCGAGCTGATTGATTACTATAAAGGCATCTTTACCATCCTGAGTTCCTGTGCGGCAAGGCAGTTGGAAGAGGTTACCTTCCGTCGCGGCACTGTAGAAACAGACGATTTACTTGCGTATGCTCAGAAGTATTTTACTAAGATGAGCAAGCGCATGCAAAGCCCAGTCAGGTTCCGTACAGAAGGCAGCGGCATGAAAGTGACCGGAGATGTGATTCAATTAAGATTCCTGTTCGAGAACCTGATAGACGAATGCCTGTCAGTGCCCGAAGAAGGAGAAGTAATTCTGGAAGCAAAAGCCGATGGTGAGTTTGTTCGCTTCCTGTTTACCGACAGAAGACGGAAAAAAACGGTGGAAGAGCTGAATCAGCTTTTCTATCCAGACCTTGCACGTATGACGGCTTCCGAGGATGGTAAACTGAAAGGAACCGAATACTTGATATGCAAACAGATTATCCGCGACCACGATGAGTTTGCCGGTCAGCGGGGTTGCCGTATAAATGCCGAACCATCTCCGGAAGGAGGGTTCACTGTCTACTTTACTTTGCCAAAGAAAAGGGAGAGCTTAGGAAAGGCAAAGAATAATGTTCTAAATTAG